Proteins encoded in a region of the Flammeovirga yaeyamensis genome:
- a CDS encoding YgjV family protein, translated as MNPEYVGHVASVILMISFTLKKTRQLRIVNSIACLAFVAYGIMITAWPVIISNAFIAIVNTYYLIQMRSGAATKEES; from the coding sequence ATGAATCCAGAATATGTTGGGCATGTAGCCTCTGTAATTTTAATGATTTCTTTTACGTTAAAAAAAACAAGACAATTAAGAATTGTGAATTCTATAGCTTGTCTTGCTTTTGTAGCTTATGGAATAATGATAACGGCTTGGCCCGTAATTATATCAAATGCATTTATAGCTATCGTAAATACTTATTATTTGATACAAATGAGATCGGGAGCTGCTACCAAAGAGGAGTCCTAA
- a CDS encoding thioredoxin family protein — translation MKKIIQSFTLSILLTLSFNSFAQTETYDPSADAMKDIQSAVKTASKEGKHVFVKVGGNWCGWCKKYAKFTHEDAEISKLMEDNYVKVLVNWSNDNKNPEAMKYLGNPQRFGYPVFVILDGHGKVIHIQNSAYLESGKGCDKNKVMMFLKGWTTTAIDPKTYN, via the coding sequence ATGAAAAAGATCATTCAATCGTTTACTTTATCGATACTTCTCACCTTAAGCTTCAATAGCTTTGCACAAACAGAAACCTACGATCCTTCTGCTGATGCCATGAAGGACATTCAATCAGCTGTAAAAACTGCTTCCAAAGAAGGGAAACATGTTTTTGTAAAGGTCGGTGGTAATTGGTGTGGTTGGTGTAAGAAATATGCCAAATTTACACATGAAGATGCCGAAATTTCAAAACTTATGGAAGATAACTATGTTAAAGTGTTAGTAAATTGGAGTAATGACAACAAAAATCCTGAAGCAATGAAGTATTTGGGAAATCCGCAACGCTTTGGCTATCCTGTTTTTGTTATTTTAGATGGCCATGGGAAAGTGATTCATATTCAAAATTCGGCTTATCTAGAAAGTGGTAAAGGATGTGATAAAAATAAAGTGATGATGTTCTTGAAAGGTTGGACAACAACAGCAATAGATCCTAAGACGTATAATTAA
- a CDS encoding YkgJ family cysteine cluster protein produces the protein MDLYEDWQKNSKAKLKEHKTFLQRLKKQKKGKQIDQIVNRLDEEAFEQFDCLACANCCKTISPVVTQTDVKRIGKHLRIKETEVIEQYLNVDHEGDYVMNQQPCPFLGSDNYCSIYEARPKACREYPLTQNQGFNQRPALHARNTITCPVVFHVVKELKKEL, from the coding sequence ATGGATTTATACGAAGATTGGCAGAAAAATTCTAAAGCGAAATTAAAGGAACACAAGACTTTTCTTCAACGCTTGAAAAAACAAAAAAAAGGAAAACAAATAGATCAAATTGTCAATCGCTTGGACGAAGAAGCTTTTGAACAGTTTGATTGTTTAGCCTGTGCCAATTGCTGTAAAACGATAAGTCCAGTAGTTACGCAAACCGATGTAAAACGTATAGGTAAGCATTTAAGAATTAAGGAAACTGAGGTGATTGAACAGTATTTAAATGTAGATCACGAAGGTGATTACGTGATGAATCAACAACCTTGTCCTTTTCTTGGAAGCGATAATTACTGTTCAATATATGAGGCACGTCCGAAAGCTTGTAGGGAATATCCATTAACTCAAAACCAAGGTTTTAACCAAAGACCGGCACTCCACGCTAGAAATACCATCACTTGTCCAGTAGTATTTCATGTCGTTAAAGAGTTGAAAAAGGAATTATAA
- a CDS encoding UDP-2,3-diacylglucosamine diphosphatase, giving the protein MSKKIYFASDFHLGTPSYEASLEREKKICRWLDMVAEDAEHIYLLGDLFDFWFEYRFAVPKGFLRFQGKLAELRDRGVPITFFTGNHDMWMFDYFPKELGVEVIREPIDVEWWGKKFHIGHGDGLGPGDYTYKFIKKVFANPLCQWLFGFLHPTIGMGIAQTWSKQSRAAGAEKDHEYHGPEKEWIWLYCQEKQKEEYRDYYIFGHRHLYLELDVDNGGKYINTGEWLSQYKYATFDGEKVELLTFE; this is encoded by the coding sequence ATGTCTAAGAAAATATATTTCGCATCCGATTTTCATTTAGGAACCCCTTCCTACGAGGCAAGTCTTGAAAGAGAAAAGAAGATATGCCGTTGGTTGGATATGGTGGCAGAAGATGCAGAACATATTTATTTATTAGGCGATTTATTTGATTTTTGGTTTGAGTATCGATTCGCCGTACCAAAAGGTTTCTTGAGGTTTCAAGGGAAACTAGCGGAGTTAAGAGACCGAGGAGTACCCATCACTTTCTTTACTGGCAACCACGATATGTGGATGTTTGATTACTTCCCAAAAGAATTAGGTGTAGAGGTCATTAGAGAACCGATTGATGTAGAATGGTGGGGTAAGAAGTTTCATATCGGTCACGGTGACGGTTTAGGTCCTGGAGATTATACTTACAAGTTTATCAAGAAGGTGTTTGCCAATCCGTTGTGTCAGTGGTTATTTGGCTTTTTGCATCCAACCATAGGTATGGGCATTGCACAAACATGGTCAAAACAATCTAGAGCGGCTGGAGCAGAAAAAGACCATGAGTACCATGGACCCGAAAAAGAATGGATTTGGTTGTATTGTCAGGAAAAACAAAAGGAAGAGTACCGAGATTATTATATATTTGGACATAGACACTTATATCTTGAACTAGATGTCGACAATGGAGGAAAATATATTAATACCGGCGAATGGCTCTCTCAATATAAATACGCTACTTTCGACGGTGAAAAAGTGGAGCTGCTTACTTTTGAGTAG
- a CDS encoding helix-turn-helix domain-containing protein has product MQEVLPILKVWQSKLGGEINNNTLLIDNDNCIGKIESFSFSEEVQILRFDFTSKKVIRFSGLDFKDDEFIPIFFEEPTNNTIENGLELIEGQKKEEYDFDLHGAFCTNSKSNLTFDFNTKKPIKFLSIRLTKDLFQRFINKSEVLTSMLDLSQAFYVVEEFNQLIAGSYMRAMNIHKDELFSDELMYSVGLHLVTAFFSKLSERELITDENKYPINIQAVVQARNLIRLNWDKQYSLEKLSKECGLGTSRLRFLFKQTFGVTIHQFQNDVKLEQARKMLLQNKLSIYMIAVELGFSSSSHFAAVFKKKFNITPSNYQKKYLKN; this is encoded by the coding sequence ATGCAGGAAGTATTACCTATTCTTAAAGTGTGGCAATCAAAATTAGGAGGTGAAATAAATAATAACACCTTACTAATTGATAATGATAATTGTATTGGTAAAATAGAAAGTTTCTCCTTTTCTGAAGAAGTTCAAATTTTAAGATTCGACTTTACCAGCAAAAAAGTGATACGTTTTTCTGGTTTAGATTTTAAAGATGATGAGTTTATTCCCATCTTTTTTGAAGAGCCCACCAATAACACCATCGAAAATGGACTTGAACTAATTGAGGGTCAAAAGAAAGAGGAATATGATTTTGACTTACACGGAGCATTCTGCACCAATAGCAAATCAAACCTCACCTTTGATTTTAATACGAAGAAACCCATAAAATTTCTTTCCATCCGATTAACTAAAGACTTATTTCAAAGATTTATTAATAAGTCAGAAGTCCTAACTTCTATGCTGGATTTAAGCCAAGCATTTTATGTTGTCGAAGAATTCAATCAACTTATTGCCGGCTCCTATATGAGAGCAATGAACATCCACAAAGATGAATTATTTAGTGATGAATTAATGTATTCAGTTGGACTTCACTTAGTGACTGCATTTTTCTCTAAATTATCTGAAAGAGAACTAATTACTGATGAGAATAAATACCCTATCAATATTCAAGCAGTGGTTCAAGCAAGAAATCTAATTCGGCTGAATTGGGATAAACAGTACAGTCTCGAAAAATTATCAAAAGAATGTGGGTTGGGAACAAGTCGTTTACGCTTTCTATTTAAACAAACTTTTGGTGTGACTATTCATCAATTTCAAAATGATGTTAAATTAGAACAAGCCCGAAAAATGTTGCTGCAAAATAAATTAAGTATTTACATGATTGCCGTTGAGTTAGGATTTTCAAGTAGTAGTCATTTTGCGGCTGTATTCAAGAAGAAATTCAACATTACTCCTAGTAATTATCAGAAGAAATATTTGAAAAACTAG
- a CDS encoding coniferyl aldehyde dehydrogenase codes for METLERQFEQTKQAFLDQATPNVNQRIEQLQFLKEVLLRYQQDIFDSLHQDFEGRSVQDTLLEFLPCINNIDYTIEHLPEWVKSSQRDPGALLSGTSKAKVVYQPKGVVGIISTWNAPIMVTLNPLTTVIATGNRAMIKMSEFTPHFNAVLRTILEEVFYTNEVCIIEGEAEVAAQFSSLPFDHILFTGSSTVGKLVMKAASENLTPVTLELGGKSPVLIDDTQEIDHIVERIIIGKSANNGQLCIAPDYVLLPEDRLDEFVTAYRNYYQKLFPKGVDSEELTSVINERQFKRVQGLMENNESIIPCHENAFDTDHHRMVTHLVIDPSLDSKVMSEEVFGPLLPIITYRDITKALQIILDRPKPLALYIFSTHQSLIQEVEQNMFSGGLCVNDTIFQAAVDDAPFGGVGFSGMGHYHGIEGFYTFSHAKTVLETGDNYQMQHLFTPGNNPLKDSIFQTISQ; via the coding sequence ATGGAAACTTTAGAAAGACAATTCGAACAAACAAAGCAAGCATTCCTTGATCAAGCAACACCAAATGTCAATCAAAGAATTGAGCAACTACAATTTCTAAAAGAAGTATTACTTCGATATCAACAAGATATATTTGACTCTTTACACCAAGATTTTGAAGGCAGGAGTGTTCAAGATACTTTGTTGGAATTTCTACCGTGTATCAACAACATCGATTATACCATCGAACACTTACCTGAATGGGTAAAATCTTCTCAAAGAGATCCTGGAGCTCTTTTATCTGGTACTTCCAAGGCTAAAGTAGTCTATCAACCTAAAGGAGTTGTTGGTATTATTAGTACTTGGAACGCGCCCATAATGGTAACTCTAAATCCATTAACCACAGTAATTGCTACAGGGAATAGAGCAATGATCAAAATGAGTGAATTTACTCCTCATTTTAACGCTGTTCTTCGCACAATTTTAGAGGAGGTATTTTATACCAATGAGGTGTGTATTATTGAAGGTGAAGCAGAGGTTGCAGCACAATTTTCTTCTTTACCATTCGATCATATCTTATTTACAGGTTCCTCTACCGTAGGTAAATTAGTGATGAAAGCTGCATCTGAAAACCTGACTCCTGTTACTTTAGAGTTAGGCGGTAAATCCCCAGTATTAATTGATGATACCCAAGAAATTGACCACATTGTTGAGCGAATTATTATTGGGAAAAGTGCCAATAATGGACAACTCTGTATCGCTCCAGATTATGTTTTACTTCCAGAGGATCGATTGGATGAGTTTGTGACTGCTTACAGAAATTATTATCAAAAACTCTTTCCGAAAGGAGTTGATTCTGAAGAGTTGACGTCTGTAATAAATGAAAGACAGTTTAAGAGGGTGCAAGGCTTGATGGAAAACAATGAATCCATCATCCCATGTCATGAAAATGCCTTTGATACTGACCACCATAGAATGGTAACGCATTTAGTCATTGATCCTAGTTTAGATAGCAAAGTGATGAGTGAAGAAGTTTTTGGGCCTTTACTTCCTATCATCACTTATAGAGATATTACCAAAGCACTCCAAATTATTCTTGACCGACCGAAACCGTTAGCTTTATATATTTTTTCTACCCACCAATCCCTCATACAAGAAGTCGAGCAAAACATGTTTTCTGGTGGACTGTGTGTGAATGATACGATTTTCCAAGCGGCCGTTGACGATGCTCCCTTTGGAGGGGTTGGCTTTTCGGGTATGGGACACTACCATGGCATCGAAGGTTTTTATACTTTTTCCCATGCTAAGACAGTCCTTGAAACGGGTGATAATTACCAAATGCAACACCTATTTACTCCTGGGAATAATCCTTTAAAAGACTCTATTTTTCAAACAATAAGTCAATAA